A portion of the Candidatus Methylomirabilota bacterium genome contains these proteins:
- a CDS encoding APC family permease, with the protein MPSFGPGMTLILLVVTPLLWSLPVALAMSELASAMPEEGGYVAWTRRAFGRFWSFQVGWWSWIDSFVDVAVYPALFVEYVRFWRPAMTPFERWVLVLGFIAVLTALNLFGIRPTGRVAVALAVVGLLPVAVFTVVGLGAVRGVPWTPLAPEGQTLETLGLGLAVVMWNYSGWDTPATILGETRAPERTFRRAALLALPVLAASYVLPIGVALASGALEWRAWSTGALPVVASAVGGEWLAHAVTVGAVVSTAGLFMSLLLTNSRLPYVLALDHAMPAWLGRVHPRFGTPWPAVIVSAALYAVFAAFSFRELIILDVWLYSLSLLVELAAFVWLRVVEPELPRPWRVPGGFAGAMLVIVFPTLFVLGALATAGLRNTIAGLIGAVSGPIAYGLLARSARPR; encoded by the coding sequence GTGCCGTCCTTCGGCCCCGGCATGACGCTGATCCTCCTGGTCGTCACGCCGCTCCTTTGGAGCCTGCCCGTCGCCCTCGCGATGTCGGAGCTCGCCTCCGCGATGCCCGAGGAGGGCGGCTACGTCGCGTGGACGCGGCGCGCCTTCGGGCGCTTCTGGTCGTTCCAGGTCGGCTGGTGGAGCTGGATCGACAGCTTCGTGGACGTGGCGGTCTATCCGGCGCTCTTCGTCGAGTATGTGCGGTTCTGGCGTCCCGCGATGACCCCCTTCGAGCGCTGGGTCCTCGTGCTCGGCTTCATCGCCGTGCTGACCGCGCTGAATCTCTTCGGCATCCGGCCGACCGGGCGGGTCGCCGTCGCGCTGGCCGTCGTCGGGCTCCTCCCGGTCGCGGTCTTCACCGTCGTCGGTCTCGGCGCCGTCCGCGGCGTGCCGTGGACGCCGCTCGCGCCGGAGGGCCAGACGCTCGAGACGCTCGGCCTGGGGCTCGCCGTCGTCATGTGGAACTACTCGGGGTGGGACACCCCGGCCACCATCCTCGGCGAGACGCGGGCGCCGGAGCGCACCTTCCGGCGGGCCGCGCTCCTCGCCCTGCCCGTGCTCGCCGCGTCCTACGTGCTGCCGATCGGCGTGGCGCTGGCGTCGGGCGCCCTCGAGTGGCGCGCGTGGTCGACGGGTGCCTTGCCGGTCGTGGCCAGCGCGGTCGGCGGGGAGTGGCTCGCTCACGCGGTGACGGTGGGGGCGGTCGTGAGCACGGCCGGGCTCTTCATGTCCCTGCTCCTCACGAACTCGCGCCTGCCCTACGTGCTCGCGCTCGATCACGCGATGCCCGCCTGGCTCGGCCGCGTGCACCCGCGCTTCGGAACGCCGTGGCCGGCCGTGATCGTCTCGGCGGCGCTCTACGCGGTCTTCGCCGCGTTCTCGTTCAGGGAGCTGATCATTCTCGACGTGTGGCTCTACTCGCTGAGCCTCCTCGTCGAGCTAGCGGCCTTCGTCTGGCTGCGCGTGGTCGAGCCCGAGCTGCCGCGACCCTGGCGGGTCCCCGGCGGCTTCGCGGGCGCGATGCTGGTGATCGTCTTCCCGACGCTGTTCGTGCTCGGCGCCCTCGCCACCGCGGGCCTGCGCAACACGATCGCCGGCCTGATCGGCGCCGTGTCGGGGCCGATCGCCTACGGGCTCCTGGCGCGCTCGGCGCGCCCGCGCTGA
- a CDS encoding sodium/solute symporter (Members of the Solute:Sodium Symporter (SSS), TC 2.A.21 as described in tcdb.org, catalyze solute:Na+ symport. Known solutes for members of the family include sugars, amino acids, nucleosides, inositols, vitamins, urea or anions, depending on the system.) codes for MLTWPDYAILALSLVVLLAIGFWFTRRQRDTVDFFLARRRVPGWAACLSFLATEISAVTIISVPATAYSENWEYFQFFVGSSLAKWAVALLFIPAFYRYDVTTIYEFLAHRFGRASQVTASLFFFVSRLLGSGVRLMVAALAVSILMGWRLDLTLALFIIVCILYIGTGGVTAVVWTNVFQALLFLGAGLATLVFLVTRIDGGAAAIFRVAGEAGRLNVVNWGPAPGDPDFWRRILTDPNIVWVALLNGLIGSMAAFGTDHDLMQRLLTVESRRESQWTLSLTPLGTLATLAIYLSLGAALYTFYAQHPQLPVSRPDEILPHFVGQVMPAVLRGLMLSAIVLASIDSPLGSLSASFVTDIYRPLLVRGRPERHYLLVSRVSVVVFGLVLGTIAYAFSAVDKILWLAFKIAGVTFGSLLGVFLLGLLSRRRVADGANVLAMVLMALVNLVLLVLSERHVLDFAWSWLVIVGTAGTVALALAFSALTPGPRAP; via the coding sequence GTGCTCACCTGGCCCGACTACGCGATCCTCGCGCTCTCCCTGGTCGTCCTGCTCGCCATCGGCTTCTGGTTCACGCGCCGCCAGCGCGACACGGTCGACTTCTTCCTCGCGCGCCGCCGCGTGCCCGGCTGGGCCGCCTGCCTGAGCTTCCTCGCCACCGAGATCAGCGCGGTCACCATCATCTCGGTGCCCGCCACCGCGTACAGCGAGAACTGGGAATATTTCCAGTTCTTCGTCGGCTCGAGCCTCGCGAAGTGGGCCGTCGCCCTCCTCTTCATCCCCGCCTTCTACCGGTACGACGTGACGACGATCTACGAGTTCCTCGCCCACCGGTTCGGTCGGGCGAGCCAGGTGACGGCATCGCTCTTCTTCTTCGTCTCCCGCCTCCTGGGCTCGGGCGTGCGGCTGATGGTGGCGGCCCTCGCGGTCTCGATCCTCATGGGCTGGCGGCTCGACCTGACCCTCGCCCTCTTCATCATCGTGTGCATCCTCTACATCGGGACGGGCGGCGTCACCGCGGTGGTCTGGACCAACGTGTTCCAGGCGCTGCTGTTCCTCGGCGCGGGGCTCGCGACGCTCGTGTTTCTCGTCACCCGGATCGACGGCGGCGCCGCCGCGATCTTCCGGGTCGCTGGCGAGGCGGGCCGGCTGAACGTCGTCAACTGGGGGCCGGCGCCGGGCGATCCGGATTTCTGGCGCCGGATCCTGACGGACCCGAACATCGTCTGGGTGGCGCTGCTGAACGGCCTCATCGGCTCGATGGCGGCGTTCGGCACCGACCACGACCTGATGCAGCGGCTCCTGACCGTGGAGTCGCGGCGCGAGAGCCAGTGGACGCTCTCGCTCACGCCGCTCGGCACGCTCGCGACGCTGGCGATCTACCTGAGCCTCGGCGCCGCGCTCTACACCTTCTACGCGCAGCACCCGCAGCTGCCGGTGTCGCGCCCGGACGAGATCCTGCCGCACTTCGTCGGCCAGGTGATGCCGGCGGTCCTGCGCGGCCTGATGCTCTCCGCCATCGTCCTCGCGTCCATCGACTCGCCGCTCGGCTCGCTCTCGGCCTCGTTCGTGACCGACATCTACCGCCCGCTCCTGGTGCGCGGCCGGCCGGAGCGCCACTACCTCCTCGTGTCACGGGTGAGCGTGGTGGTCTTCGGTCTGGTCCTCGGCACGATCGCGTACGCCTTCTCGGCCGTCGACAAGATCCTCTGGCTCGCGTTCAAGATCGCCGGCGTGACCTTCGGCTCGCTGCTCGGCGTGTTCCTGCTGGGCCTGTTGAGCCGGCGGCGGGTCGCCGACGGGGCGAACGTGCTGGCGATGGTCCTGATGGCGCTCGTGAACCTGGTCCTGCTGGTCCTGTCCGAGAGGCACGTTCTCGACTTCGCCTGGTCGTGGCTCGTGATCGTCGGGACGGCGGGGACGGTCGCGCTGGCCCTGGCCTTCTCGGCACTGACCCCCGGCCCCCGCGCCCCGTAG
- a CDS encoding DUF523 and DUF1722 domain-containing protein yields the protein MREREGKKLRLGVSACLLGQEVRYDGGHKRDAFLTETLGPFVEWVPVCPEVEIGLGIPRATLRLVGGATAPRLVAEKTGEDLTARMRRYAEAKLGELAALGLDGYVLKRASPSCGLFRVRVYRARGAPARAGRGLYARALVARFPLLPVEEEGRLADPAIRDNFLERVWAAARWRAFLATAPRRGDLVAFHAAQELALLAHSPARLTRLGRLVATPGPLTRARLARYGARFMETLAVGATRARHAEALRRLAGVLARVLDATARAELARLIREYRRGRVPLRVPLTLARRYVRRLDLRDLAAQSYLDPHPHELLPREHV from the coding sequence ATGCGCGAACGCGAGGGTAAAAAGCTCCGGCTCGGCGTCTCCGCCTGCCTCCTGGGCCAGGAGGTCCGTTACGACGGCGGCCACAAGCGGGACGCCTTCCTCACCGAGACCCTCGGCCCCTTCGTCGAGTGGGTGCCCGTGTGCCCCGAGGTCGAGATCGGTCTCGGGATCCCGCGCGCCACGCTCCGCCTCGTCGGCGGCGCGACGGCGCCGCGGCTCGTCGCCGAGAAGACCGGCGAGGACCTCACCGCGCGTATGCGCCGCTACGCGGAGGCGAAGCTCGGCGAGCTCGCGGCGCTCGGCCTCGACGGCTACGTGCTCAAGCGCGCCTCGCCCTCGTGCGGCCTCTTCCGCGTCCGCGTCTACCGGGCCCGCGGCGCGCCGGCGCGCGCCGGCCGCGGGCTCTACGCGCGGGCCCTCGTCGCGCGCTTTCCCCTGCTCCCCGTCGAGGAGGAGGGCCGCCTCGCCGACCCCGCGATCCGAGACAATTTCCTCGAGCGGGTCTGGGCGGCCGCGCGCTGGCGCGCCTTCCTGGCGACCGCGCCGCGGCGCGGCGACCTCGTCGCCTTCCACGCGGCCCAGGAGCTCGCCCTCCTCGCGCACAGCCCGGCCAGGCTCACGAGGCTCGGCCGGCTCGTCGCGACGCCGGGGCCGCTCACGCGCGCCCGGCTCGCGCGGTACGGCGCGCGCTTCATGGAGACACTCGCCGTCGGCGCGACGCGCGCCCGTCACGCGGAGGCGCTCCGGCGCCTCGCGGGCGTCCTCGCGCGCGTCCTCGACGCGACGGCCCGCGCCGAGCTCGCCCGGCTGATCCGGGAATACCGCCGCGGCCGCGTGCCTCTGCGCGTCCCGCTGACCCTCGCGAGGCGCTATGTCCGGCGCCTCGACCTCCGTGACCTCGCCGCCCAGTCCTATCTCGACCCGCATCCGCACGAGCTGCTGCCGCGCGAGCACGTGTAG
- a CDS encoding BadF/BadG/BcrA/BcrD ATPase family protein, protein MRTGLLSVGVDVGGTWIRVAVSRGGRGVTKTVLRADRDLGRLASLLGATWRRRGWTRHSVAALVVASRAIWTERECRALARRLAGLARRVRVIPDAQAALLGALGDRPGVLVLAGTGSIVIGYDGRGRWARAGGLGPFLGDEGSAFWLGREWLRSRAARGDLRTALRAAHAPDTVARVAPWAPRVLARARRGDGAARAIARAGQTALAGEARAVARRLGLRRPVAISWAGSVLDDAWFRAGLARAVRRAGLAARWHRPDAEPVRAALRLAERMREEA, encoded by the coding sequence ATGCGAACCGGGCTCCTGAGCGTGGGCGTGGACGTGGGCGGCACGTGGATCCGCGTTGCCGTCTCGCGGGGCGGGCGCGGCGTGACGAAGACCGTGCTGCGCGCCGACCGCGACCTCGGCCGTCTCGCTTCCCTGCTGGGCGCCACGTGGCGCCGCCGCGGCTGGACGCGCCACAGCGTGGCCGCGCTCGTCGTCGCCTCGCGCGCGATCTGGACCGAGCGGGAGTGCCGCGCTCTCGCGCGGCGTCTGGCGGGACTCGCCCGGCGGGTGCGCGTCATCCCTGACGCCCAGGCCGCGTTGCTCGGCGCCCTCGGCGACCGCCCCGGCGTTCTCGTGCTCGCCGGCACCGGCTCGATCGTGATCGGCTACGACGGCCGCGGTCGCTGGGCCCGCGCCGGCGGGCTCGGCCCGTTCCTCGGCGACGAGGGCTCCGCGTTCTGGCTCGGCCGCGAGTGGCTCCGCTCCCGCGCGGCCCGGGGCGACCTCCGCACCGCTCTCCGCGCCGCCCACGCCCCCGACACGGTCGCGCGGGTCGCCCCGTGGGCCCCCCGGGTTCTGGCGCGCGCCCGCAGGGGGGACGGTGCCGCGCGGGCGATCGCACGCGCGGGGCAGACGGCCCTCGCGGGTGAGGCGCGCGCGGTCGCGCGGCGGCTCGGGCTACGCCGGCCCGTGGCCATCAGCTGGGCGGGAAGCGTGCTCGATGACGCGTGGTTCCGGGCCGGGCTCGCGCGCGCGGTCCGACGCGCGGGCCTCGCCGCGCGCTGGCACCGGCCCGACGCCGAGCCCGTGCGGGCCGCCCTCAGACTCGCCGAGCGGATGCGCGAGGAGGCGTGA
- a CDS encoding ABC transporter substrate-binding protein, protein MGPREAVESAIVRVTSVIQDGELNGKPVTDPRAEIRRIARELFDFDEISRRALSRHWATRSHDEQAEFIALFSDLLERSYMNRIESYAGEKITFTGEALDGNFATVRSKVVSQRRTETALDYRLHVRDGRWQVYDVLIDGVSFVSTYRSQFDRVIQAESYGALVDRLRKKNFDTAVAERRKQ, encoded by the coding sequence ATGGGACCGCGCGAGGCGGTGGAATCGGCCATCGTGCGGGTGACGAGCGTCATCCAGGACGGTGAGCTCAACGGCAAGCCAGTGACCGATCCGCGGGCCGAGATCCGGCGGATCGCCCGTGAGCTGTTCGACTTCGACGAGATCTCGCGGCGCGCCCTGTCGCGGCACTGGGCGACGCGCTCGCACGACGAGCAGGCGGAGTTCATCGCGCTGTTCAGCGACCTGCTCGAGCGCTCCTACATGAACCGGATCGAGTCGTACGCGGGGGAGAAGATCACGTTCACGGGCGAGGCTCTGGACGGGAACTTCGCCACGGTCCGCTCCAAGGTGGTCTCGCAGCGCCGGACCGAGACGGCGCTCGACTACCGGCTGCACGTCCGGGACGGACGCTGGCAGGTCTACGACGTGCTGATCGACGGCGTGAGCTTCGTCTCGACATATCGGAGCCAGTTCGATCGCGTGATCCAGGCCGAGTCCTACGGCGCCCTGGTCGACCGGCTCCGCAAGAAGAACTTCGACACGGCGGTGGCCGAGCGCCGCAAGCAGTAG
- a CDS encoding RNA polymerase sigma factor, giving the protein MRFDALVGTHHPEIYRYLLRTTFRASEAEDLAQETFLRAYRAHRTLAPDANARAWLFAIATNVAKNHFRAESRRRRAHAAVRVTRSRGIDGAGPEGEMLFNEARAVLDKVVARLPLKQRLAFTLRKVHDLDYDAIGRSLECSQDSARAHVFQALRKIRRSLNGFELPPGGDEK; this is encoded by the coding sequence GTGCGATTCGACGCCCTGGTGGGGACGCACCATCCTGAGATCTACCGGTATCTCCTCCGGACCACGTTCCGGGCGAGCGAGGCCGAGGATCTGGCGCAGGAGACGTTTCTGCGCGCCTACCGGGCGCACCGGACGCTCGCGCCCGACGCGAACGCCCGGGCCTGGCTGTTCGCGATCGCGACGAACGTCGCGAAGAACCACTTCCGCGCCGAGTCACGCCGCCGCCGGGCCCACGCCGCGGTGCGCGTGACCCGGAGCCGCGGGATCGACGGGGCGGGACCGGAGGGGGAGATGCTGTTCAACGAGGCCCGGGCGGTGCTCGACAAGGTCGTCGCGCGACTGCCGCTCAAGCAGCGCCTGGCCTTCACCCTCCGCAAGGTCCACGACCTCGACTACGACGCCATCGGGCGGAGCCTCGAGTGCTCCCAGGACAGCGCGCGGGCCCACGTGTTCCAGGCCCTCCGCAAGATCCGCCGGAGCCTGAACGGCTTCGAGCTTCCGCCGGGGGGAGACGAGAAATGA
- a CDS encoding methylated-DNA--[protein]-cysteine S-methyltransferase, whose translation MTRKPSVCAEIEPALLATAIGDADGATAARVETHTGACAPCRQDLARYRAIGSVVGTWRGTPAPAEEPARARLEVRLADLRRRALVYRVFASPLGPILIARSEEGVAWIEYLTGGRDFGHSRLAHLTGVEPIEDGAEVETLYRDLLEYLDGRRSRLGWPLDLRLARSAFHRTVLDATAQIPYGAVRSYAGIARELGRPSATRAVAQALRWNPLPIVVPCHRVIGSSGDLTGYAGDRVTLKQQLLAVEGVRTRRADDDFRIAREAMYALARGETEYCLPTCGSIAERSLAELTLFASRERAEAVGFAPCTSCRPDLHPISR comes from the coding sequence ATGACGCGCAAGCCTTCCGTGTGCGCAGAGATCGAACCCGCGCTCCTCGCGACCGCGATCGGCGACGCGGACGGCGCGACGGCGGCGCGCGTCGAGACGCATACCGGTGCCTGCGCGCCCTGCCGCCAGGATCTCGCGCGCTACCGCGCCATCGGCAGCGTCGTCGGCACGTGGCGCGGGACGCCCGCGCCCGCCGAGGAGCCGGCGCGCGCGCGCCTCGAGGTCCGGCTCGCCGACCTCCGGCGCCGCGCCCTCGTGTACCGCGTCTTCGCGTCGCCGCTCGGCCCGATCCTGATCGCCCGTTCCGAGGAGGGTGTCGCCTGGATCGAGTACCTCACCGGCGGGCGCGACTTCGGGCATTCGCGCCTCGCGCACCTCACGGGCGTCGAGCCGATCGAGGACGGCGCCGAGGTCGAGACGCTCTACCGCGACCTCCTCGAGTACCTGGACGGCCGGCGCAGCCGGCTCGGCTGGCCGCTCGATCTGCGCCTGGCGCGGAGCGCCTTTCATCGCACGGTGCTCGACGCGACGGCGCAGATCCCGTACGGCGCGGTGCGCTCGTACGCCGGCATCGCGCGCGAGCTCGGCCGGCCGTCGGCCACGCGCGCCGTGGCCCAGGCGCTCCGCTGGAACCCGCTGCCGATCGTCGTCCCGTGCCACCGGGTGATCGGGTCCTCCGGCGATCTGACCGGCTACGCCGGCGACCGGGTCACGCTGAAGCAGCAGCTGCTCGCCGTCGAAGGTGTCCGCACGCGCCGGGCCGACGACGACTTCCGCATCGCGCGTGAGGCCATGTACGCGCTGGCGCGGGGGGAGACGGAGTACTGCCTACCGACGTGCGGCTCGATCGCGGAGCGCTCGCTCGCCGAGCTCACGCTCTTCGCGTCGCGGGAGCGCGCCGAGGCCGTCGGGTTCGCGCCCTGCACGAGCTGCCGCCCGGATCTCCATCCGATTTCACGCTGA